A genomic stretch from Chitinophagaceae bacterium includes:
- a CDS encoding class I SAM-dependent methyltransferase — translation MIKQLIKKALAKKKCNVCGSRVYRFDSISEEYISYYKKAGFIVSFEDFETLHTEEYKCPFCNCNDRDRLIRLYIEEKILSGSSNKQQLLDIAPSTALRKSLQESEKISYRSTDLYDEDVDDKSDIQNMHIYEENRFDLVICSHVLEHVPDDRKALSEINRILKPGGRCLLLVPIALGNHVYDEDLSQISKAEREKRFGQDDHLRLYTKPVFESRIQEAGFELELADTSVLGKDRFYKNGISAKSDVDIGKKKHQ, via the coding sequence TTGATAAAACAACTAATTAAAAAAGCTCTGGCTAAAAAGAAGTGTAATGTTTGCGGCAGCCGGGTTTACCGTTTTGACAGTATCAGTGAAGAGTACATTTCTTACTACAAAAAAGCAGGATTCATTGTTTCGTTTGAGGATTTTGAAACATTGCATACAGAAGAGTATAAATGCCCCTTTTGTAACTGTAACGACAGGGATCGCCTGATCAGGCTTTATATTGAAGAGAAAATACTCAGCGGAAGCAGTAACAAGCAGCAACTACTTGATATAGCTCCGAGCACAGCTCTGCGAAAGAGTTTGCAGGAAAGTGAAAAAATAAGCTACAGGAGTACGGATCTGTATGATGAAGATGTTGATGATAAATCGGATATTCAGAACATGCATATTTATGAAGAGAACAGGTTTGACCTGGTTATCTGCTCGCATGTACTTGAACATGTTCCCGATGACAGGAAAGCGCTTTCTGAAATAAACAGGATCCTTAAGCCCGGAGGAAGATGTCTTTTACTGGTGCCCATTGCACTGGGTAATCATGTTTATGATGAAGACCTTTCACAAATTTCAAAAGCTGAGCGGGAAAAAAGATTTGGACAGGATGATCATTTAAGGCTTTATACAAAACCTGTTTTTGAAAGCAGGATTCAGGAAGCAGGCTTTGAGCTGGAGTTGGCTGATACGTCAGTATTGGGAAAAGACCGGTTTTATAAGAATGGAATATCAGCAAAATCTGATGTAGATATCGGTAAAAAGAAACATCAATGA
- a CDS encoding class I SAM-dependent methyltransferase, whose amino-acid sequence MIKQFIKKLLGRDQFNSLNYWENRYAGGGNSGDGSYGRLSVFKADFINKFIEEKKIHSAVEMGCGDGHQLSIIHYPSYTGMDVSSTIIDLCRKKFEGDTSKKFVLYKPDSFVADDTLKADVALSLDVLYHIVEENNYLKYLQDLFSLGKKYVVVYSTNFYLHETQHVLHRKFTDDAKRFTEWTFIAEVKNPFPGNGEQESMADFFVFEKQG is encoded by the coding sequence ATGATCAAACAATTCATCAAAAAATTATTAGGCAGAGATCAATTTAATTCGCTGAACTACTGGGAGAACAGGTATGCAGGCGGAGGTAATTCAGGTGACGGCTCTTACGGCCGCCTGTCGGTATTCAAAGCCGACTTCATCAACAAATTCATTGAAGAAAAAAAGATTCATTCTGCTGTAGAAATGGGTTGCGGTGACGGTCATCAGCTGTCGATCATTCATTATCCTTCTTATACAGGGATGGATGTATCTTCCACTATTATTGATCTTTGCCGGAAAAAATTTGAAGGCGATACCAGCAAGAAATTTGTGCTGTACAAGCCGGATAGTTTTGTGGCTGATGATACCCTGAAAGCTGATGTGGCATTGTCGCTTGATGTACTGTATCATATTGTAGAAGAAAACAATTATCTCAAATACCTGCAGGATCTGTTCAGCCTCGGTAAAAAATATGTAGTGGTGTACTCTACCAATTTTTACCTTCATGAAACGCAGCATGTGCTCCACCGTAAATTTACAGATGATGCAAAGCGTTTTACTGAATGGACATTCATTGCAGAAGTGAAAAATCCATTCCCCGGTAACGGAGAGCAGGAATCAATGGCCGATTTTTTTGTATTTGAAAAACAGGGATGA
- a CDS encoding N-acetyl sugar amidotransferase — MTGEGTYRQCSISVMDTIADKDIVFDAKGISNYYYEYKKAEAEHVVTGEAGRKQLEAIAAEIKEAGKNQPYDCIMGLSGGVDSTYVAYLAKQLGLRPLAVHFDNGWNSELSVMNIENIVSKLELDLFTYVINWEEFRDLQLSYLKASVVDIEAITDHAIFATLYRLAGEKNIKYILSGTNVQTENTLPKSWIFPKTDHINIQSIHKAYGTVPLKTFPFMDAKVKRYYQKIKGVRSVSVLDYADYNKQAVKDLIQNELGWRDYGGKHYESIWTRFYQGYILPVKFKIDKRKAHLSDLIFSGQITKEEALAELQKPVYDAVQQKTDYAFVLKKFDLTEAEFEAIMQTAPRSHYEFDYEKPIDLRYPILKPVKYLYRKLFPVK, encoded by the coding sequence ATGACAGGTGAAGGGACTTACCGGCAATGCAGCATCAGTGTAATGGATACCATTGCTGATAAGGATATTGTATTTGATGCAAAGGGAATCAGCAATTATTATTACGAGTATAAGAAAGCGGAAGCAGAGCATGTTGTTACAGGCGAAGCAGGAAGAAAACAACTGGAAGCCATTGCAGCAGAAATAAAGGAAGCCGGAAAAAACCAACCCTATGATTGTATTATGGGTTTAAGCGGTGGTGTTGACAGTACTTATGTGGCTTATCTCGCCAAACAGCTGGGACTTCGTCCACTTGCCGTGCATTTTGATAATGGATGGAACTCTGAGTTATCGGTGATGAATATTGAAAACATTGTGAGTAAACTCGAATTGGATTTGTTTACCTATGTCATCAACTGGGAGGAGTTCAGGGATCTGCAGCTGTCTTATCTTAAAGCATCAGTAGTGGATATTGAAGCCATTACGGATCATGCCATTTTTGCCACATTGTACAGGCTGGCAGGAGAAAAGAATATCAAATACATTCTGAGTGGTACCAATGTGCAGACTGAAAATACGTTGCCGAAATCATGGATCTTTCCGAAAACAGATCATATCAATATTCAATCCATTCATAAAGCATACGGAACGGTTCCCTTAAAGACATTCCCGTTTATGGATGCAAAAGTGAAACGGTATTACCAGAAAATAAAAGGCGTACGAAGTGTTTCGGTACTTGATTATGCTGACTATAATAAACAGGCGGTGAAAGATCTTATACAGAATGAACTGGGATGGAGAGATTATGGCGGCAAGCATTATGAAAGTATCTGGACAAGATTTTACCAGGGCTATATTCTGCCAGTGAAGTTTAAAATTGATAAACGAAAAGCACATTTAAGTGATTTGATTTTTAGCGGACAGATCACGAAGGAAGAAGCACTGGCTGAATTGCAGAAGCCCGTGTATGATGCCGTGCAGCAAAAAACAGATTATGCTTTTGTGCTGAAAAAATTCGACCTCACGGAGGCGGAGTTTGAAGCCATTATGCAAACAGCTCCACGCAGTCATTATGAGTTTGATTATGAAAAGCCGATTGATCTGCGTTACCCCATTTTGAAACCGGTGAAATATCTCTACCGGAAACTGTTTCCTGTTAAATGA
- a CDS encoding glycosyltransferase, with the protein MNAANHKELKVSVWMIAYNQEDYIERAIDSVLMQKTDFRIELVIGDDSSTDRTRELCEAYQQKYPEILRYEYNTVNIGMQQNVLKTYHRCNGQYVALLEGDDEWTDPYKLAKQVKLLDEQNDVVMCYSNARINDTKNSNAVIYFRENNKPKQQMNKYEVVHHCVVPTCTVMFRNKVVSIPEWFVKAKASAYFLFYLLSKKGDLYYMDEPLALYNHHYSGMSRKTAINEMLYSDALLNYGLVPYFDGDREMYRVVIEKNINAINDLFHRRAFGKAVRLFWKLPFLQVVKSNRLVITVSKLFIKTHFLFFLSKNEQKGTY; encoded by the coding sequence TTGAACGCAGCAAATCATAAAGAACTGAAAGTAAGTGTATGGATGATCGCTTATAACCAGGAAGATTATATAGAACGTGCCATTGACAGTGTACTGATGCAGAAAACTGATTTCCGCATTGAACTGGTGATTGGTGATGACAGTTCAACCGACCGTACAAGAGAACTCTGTGAAGCCTATCAGCAGAAATACCCTGAGATCCTGAGGTATGAATACAATACAGTGAATATCGGTATGCAGCAGAATGTGCTGAAGACTTATCACCGCTGCAACGGGCAATATGTTGCACTGCTTGAAGGGGATGATGAGTGGACAGATCCGTATAAACTGGCCAAACAGGTGAAGCTGCTCGATGAACAGAATGATGTGGTGATGTGTTACAGCAATGCACGTATCAACGATACAAAGAATTCCAATGCCGTTATTTATTTCAGAGAAAACAATAAGCCGAAGCAGCAGATGAATAAATATGAAGTGGTTCATCACTGCGTGGTACCTACTTGTACCGTGATGTTCAGGAATAAAGTGGTCAGCATTCCTGAATGGTTTGTGAAAGCAAAAGCAAGTGCTTATTTCCTGTTTTACCTGCTGAGTAAAAAAGGCGACCTGTATTATATGGATGAGCCGCTTGCATTATACAACCATCATTACAGCGGCATGAGCCGAAAAACGGCTATCAACGAAATGCTTTATTCAGATGCGTTGCTGAATTACGGACTGGTTCCTTATTTTGACGGGGACCGTGAAATGTACAGGGTGGTGATTGAAAAAAATATCAATGCCATTAATGACCTGTTTCACAGAAGGGCATTTGGAAAAGCTGTGCGTCTTTTCTGGAAATTACCTTTTCTGCAGGTTGTAAAAAGCAACAGGTTGGTTATTACTGTAAGCAAACTTTTTATTAAAACTCATTTCCTGTTCTTTCTGAGTAAGAACGAGCAGAAGGGAACTTATTAA
- a CDS encoding glycosyltransferase family 2 protein: MPYPEISVVIPVKNEALKIRDCLDGILSQTVPVKEIIVIDSGSVDGTQDIVRSYKETVLVEIPSSAFNHGTTRNLGVSKATGEFVLMTVGDARAFDQSWIEELLKGFTDDTVAGVCGQQVVPHEKDKNPVEWFRPISAPELKRYQFSSANEFEQLSAAEKTAACGWDDVTALYRKSILQQIPFRKSLMVKIHYGLKMH, translated from the coding sequence ATGCCGTATCCTGAGATCTCCGTTGTAATTCCTGTTAAAAACGAGGCATTGAAAATAAGAGACTGTCTTGACGGGATCCTTTCTCAAACCGTGCCTGTAAAGGAAATCATTGTCATTGATTCGGGTTCGGTTGATGGTACGCAGGATATAGTGCGTTCTTATAAAGAAACTGTGCTGGTTGAAATTCCATCATCTGCATTTAATCATGGTACCACCAGGAACCTTGGTGTAAGTAAAGCAACAGGTGAGTTTGTGCTGATGACGGTTGGTGATGCAAGAGCATTTGATCAGTCATGGATTGAAGAATTACTGAAGGGATTTACAGATGATACCGTAGCCGGTGTATGCGGACAGCAGGTAGTGCCGCATGAAAAAGATAAAAACCCGGTTGAATGGTTCAGGCCAATATCAGCACCTGAGCTGAAGCGTTACCAGTTTTCATCGGCAAACGAATTTGAGCAACTCAGTGCTGCCGAAAAAACAGCTGCCTGCGGCTGGGATGATGTAACAGCTTTATACCGTAAATCTATTTTGCAGCAGATCCCTTTCAGAAAATCACTTATGGTGAAGATCCATTATGGGCTAAAGATGCATTGA
- a CDS encoding DegT/DnrJ/EryC1/StrS family aminotransferase encodes MINVTKPFLPPKEEYLRMLDGIWERNWLTNSGPLVNDLELKLKEYLGLDHLLYLNNGTIALQIAIKALGLKGEIITTPFSYVATTSSIVWEGCTPVFTDIDAKTFNIDPAKIEAAITKNTTAILATHVYGNPCDIDAIQKIAEKHQLKVIYDAAHCFGTMYKGKSVFAYGDVSTTSFHATKLYHTVEGGAVITKDPELLKKMAFMRNFGHNGPDDFAEVGINGKNSEFHAAMGLVNLKHVDAILADRKKKSQYYTKQLKALKVTHLALTTGAEFNYSYFPIIFDSEESLLQAVDLLTANWVYPRRYFYPELSSLRYVDQTVLPVSSSVSKRVLCLPLFYNITTEEIDLICRLLLRSQNYSK; translated from the coding sequence ATGATAAATGTTACAAAGCCATTCCTGCCTCCTAAAGAAGAATATCTCCGTATGCTTGATGGAATTTGGGAAAGGAACTGGTTAACCAACAGCGGTCCGCTGGTGAATGACCTGGAGCTGAAGCTGAAAGAATACCTGGGGCTTGATCATTTATTATACCTCAACAACGGAACCATTGCTTTGCAGATTGCCATTAAAGCACTTGGTTTGAAAGGTGAAATTATTACAACCCCATTTTCTTATGTTGCCACCACCAGCAGTATTGTATGGGAAGGCTGTACGCCAGTGTTTACAGATATTGATGCAAAGACCTTTAATATTGATCCCGCCAAAATTGAAGCTGCCATTACAAAAAACACAACGGCCATTTTAGCCACGCATGTTTACGGTAACCCCTGTGATATTGATGCTATTCAGAAAATTGCAGAGAAGCATCAGCTGAAAGTGATTTATGATGCGGCACATTGTTTTGGTACAATGTATAAAGGAAAGTCGGTGTTTGCATACGGCGATGTTTCCACCACCAGTTTTCATGCAACTAAACTGTATCATACCGTTGAAGGCGGGGCGGTTATCACAAAAGATCCTGAATTACTGAAAAAGATGGCTTTTATGCGCAACTTCGGGCATAACGGTCCCGATGATTTTGCCGAAGTGGGGATCAATGGAAAGAACAGTGAGTTTCATGCAGCAATGGGACTGGTGAACCTGAAACATGTTGATGCCATCCTTGCCGACAGGAAGAAAAAATCACAGTATTATACAAAACAACTCAAGGCATTAAAGGTTACACATCTTGCCTTAACTACCGGTGCAGAGTTTAACTATTCTTATTTCCCTATTATTTTTGACAGTGAAGAGAGTCTGCTTCAAGCAGTTGATCTGTTAACTGCCAACTGGGTTTATCCAAGACGTTATTTTTATCCAGAGCTTTCTTCCTTACGCTATGTTGATCAAACAGTATTACCAGTTAGTTCTTCAGTAAGTAAACGGGTTCTTTGTCTGCCATTATTTTATAATATTACTACTGAAGAAATTGATCTGATCTGCAGACTTTTATTAAGAAGTCAAAACTACAGCAAATGA
- a CDS encoding glycosyltransferase family 4 protein has protein sequence MKLLILDENYPHLDNLMGDVFVHVRAKEYAKRHRVKVFSFFHEPREFVYEGIDVEMFNDQEKLAEAVKAFSPDKVLIHFYQSWMLEQIIKKITIPVIIWVHGYEALGWYRRLFNYTWYSPVLLNYIKKNTYQQFQFRKMIRYANRTAQIQFVFVSDWMRQITEWDTLSKIKQKTIIANPIDTDLFTYQQKNPELRKRILLLRSFGSNKYANDISAKAIQLLSEKSFFPELQFTLIGQGQFFKKITDPLKKFKNVELQERAVRQIMIPELHAQNGIFLCPTRQDAQGVSMCEAMSSGLVPVTSNNTAIPEFVTDMETGFVTNNAREVADAIERMYHHPELFQKLSQQTAASVKQICSLHTIVTKELNVIE, from the coding sequence ATGAAGCTGCTGATCCTTGATGAAAACTATCCCCACCTTGATAACCTCATGGGTGATGTATTTGTGCATGTACGTGCAAAGGAATATGCCAAAAGGCACCGGGTAAAAGTGTTTTCATTCTTTCATGAACCAAGGGAATTTGTGTATGAAGGAATTGATGTGGAGATGTTCAATGATCAGGAAAAACTTGCGGAAGCAGTAAAAGCATTCAGCCCCGACAAAGTGCTGATTCATTTTTACCAGTCGTGGATGCTGGAGCAGATCATAAAAAAAATCACCATTCCTGTCATCATCTGGGTACATGGTTATGAAGCATTGGGCTGGTACAGGAGGCTGTTTAATTATACCTGGTATTCGCCGGTACTGCTGAATTATATTAAGAAGAATACCTATCAGCAATTCCAGTTCAGGAAGATGATCCGTTATGCAAACAGAACCGCACAGATTCAGTTTGTATTTGTATCGGACTGGATGCGGCAAATTACCGAATGGGATACGCTGAGCAAAATCAAACAAAAAACAATTATTGCTAACCCGATAGATACCGACCTGTTTACGTATCAGCAAAAAAATCCTGAGCTGCGGAAACGGATACTTCTGCTGCGTTCATTCGGTTCAAATAAATATGCCAATGATATTTCTGCAAAAGCCATTCAGCTGCTTTCTGAAAAATCATTTTTTCCTGAGTTGCAGTTTACCCTTATCGGGCAGGGACAGTTCTTTAAAAAAATCACTGATCCGCTGAAAAAATTTAAGAACGTTGAATTGCAGGAAAGAGCTGTACGCCAGATCATGATACCTGAGCTGCATGCACAGAACGGCATTTTTCTTTGTCCTACACGACAGGATGCACAGGGAGTATCGATGTGTGAAGCTATGAGCAGCGGTCTTGTTCCCGTTACATCCAACAACACGGCCATTCCTGAATTTGTAACAGATATGGAAACAGGGTTTGTAACCAATAATGCCCGTGAAGTGGCCGATGCCATTGAACGGATGTATCATCATCCCGAACTGTTTCAGAAACTATCTCAACAAACGGCAGCATCTGTTAAACAAATCTGCAGTCTTCATACAATTGTAACAAAAGAACTGAACGTAATCGAATAA
- a CDS encoding glycosyltransferase family 2 protein — translation MPVVSVLMTAFNREQYIAAAVESVLASTLSDFELIVVDDCSSDATVAIAKAFEQNDQRVKVYVNEKTWATIPTVTGQLLMLQGKYIKYLDSDDLMYPHCLQVMLYAMEQFPDAGYGLSCTGDSLHPYPISVSPHDAYWEHFNGHRHFDRAPGSAIIKKAAFDAVGGFSGERMIGDNEFWLKIGRYYPLVKFPVDLYWSRIHGGQESQSDYAKEYDLLRRKIFADAFAHTDCPLSEAEKTTILQTIKKQSLKNKLLKLFR, via the coding sequence ATGCCTGTTGTAAGTGTTTTAATGACTGCCTTTAACCGTGAGCAATATATTGCAGCGGCTGTTGAAAGTGTACTGGCATCAACGCTCAGCGATTTTGAATTAATTGTGGTGGATGACTGTTCATCAGATGCTACTGTTGCAATAGCGAAGGCATTTGAACAAAATGATCAGCGGGTAAAGGTTTATGTGAATGAAAAAACCTGGGCGACTATCCCAACCGTAACAGGGCAGCTTCTTATGCTACAGGGGAAGTATATCAAATATCTCGACAGTGATGATCTCATGTATCCGCATTGCCTGCAGGTAATGCTGTATGCTATGGAACAGTTCCCTGATGCCGGTTATGGTTTATCCTGTACAGGAGATTCTCTTCATCCTTATCCCATCAGTGTTTCACCGCATGATGCGTATTGGGAACATTTCAATGGTCACCGTCATTTCGACCGTGCTCCCGGTTCGGCCATTATTAAAAAAGCGGCGTTTGATGCAGTTGGTGGTTTCAGTGGTGAGCGGATGATCGGTGATAATGAATTTTGGCTGAAAATAGGAAGGTACTATCCACTGGTAAAATTTCCCGTTGATCTGTACTGGTCAAGAATACATGGCGGCCAGGAATCGCAGAGTGATTATGCCAAAGAATATGATCTGCTTCGCAGGAAAATTTTTGCTGATGCTTTTGCACATACAGATTGTCCGCTGAGCGAAGCAGAAAAAACAACCATCCTGCAAACGATAAAAAAGCAATCCCTGAAGAATAAATTATTAAAACTTTTCCGTTGA
- a CDS encoding NeuD/PglB/VioB family sugar acetyltransferase, translating into MIIAGAGGHAKELFGILPVSEQAATLCFFDNTKSHPALFREKFNILCNEEAVKDHFLHVDNRFIIGVGKPFLREQFYHQLLALGGKPNTVIAANAAIPEGEMYEDAGLNIMQYAVITEDVQIGRGSLVHVHVSVHHDVVVGDFCELSPGCRLLGQSKVGNNCSIGSGAILLPGITVGEHCVIGAGAVVTKNIPAHSLAVGVPARVVKTNVS; encoded by the coding sequence ATGATTATTGCAGGAGCGGGAGGACATGCAAAAGAGTTGTTTGGAATACTACCTGTTTCGGAACAGGCAGCTACACTTTGTTTTTTTGATAACACAAAAAGTCATCCGGCGCTGTTCAGGGAAAAATTCAATATTCTGTGCAATGAAGAAGCCGTTAAAGATCATTTCCTGCATGTTGACAACCGGTTTATCATTGGGGTTGGAAAACCTTTTCTGCGGGAACAATTTTATCATCAGCTTCTTGCACTTGGCGGAAAACCTAATACGGTGATTGCAGCAAATGCAGCCATTCCGGAAGGAGAAATGTATGAAGATGCAGGATTGAATATTATGCAGTATGCCGTAATTACAGAAGATGTGCAGATCGGCAGAGGATCACTGGTGCATGTACATGTTTCCGTTCATCATGATGTGGTGGTTGGAGATTTTTGCGAATTGTCACCTGGCTGCCGCCTGCTCGGTCAATCAAAAGTTGGCAATAATTGTTCAATCGGAAGCGGAGCAATTTTGCTGCCCGGTATAACAGTGGGCGAACATTGTGTTATTGGAGCAGGTGCCGTTGTTACAAAAAATATTCCTGCACACAGCCTGGCCGTTGGTGTTCCTGCAAGAGTGGTTAAAACAAACGTCAGCTGA
- the wecB gene encoding UDP-N-acetylglucosamine 2-epimerase (non-hydrolyzing), translated as MIKVSVVFGTRPEAIKMAMLIKAFEKRKEIELNVCFTGQHKEMVLPLIDFFELTVHHSLDIMRPNQTLAGLSARSFDAVDAYLQEVKPDIVLVQGDTTTAMCAATAAFYRKIKVGHVEAGLRTYNMQSPFPEEFNRQVISKITDLHFAPTKLAGENLAKEHADASTVFVTGNTVIDALQCTQKKISEDAATYKRDYPWTANGKPFILITGHRRENFGSGFENMCHAIKELSVKYSGYNFVYPVHLNPNVQKPVQEILSGQENIYLIPPLDYIQFTSLLAGCYFVLTDSGGVQEEAPGLGKPVLVMRDTTERQEAVTAGVAMLVGTDKEKIILEASRLIEDKEAYKKMSTAQNPFGKGDSAEQIVEQVIRYFSKE; from the coding sequence TTGATTAAAGTTTCTGTCGTATTCGGCACAAGACCCGAAGCCATTAAAATGGCGATGCTGATCAAAGCATTTGAAAAAAGAAAAGAAATTGAACTGAATGTTTGTTTTACGGGGCAGCATAAAGAAATGGTGTTGCCGCTGATTGATTTTTTTGAACTGACCGTTCATCATTCATTGGATATTATGCGGCCCAATCAAACATTGGCCGGATTATCAGCCAGGTCGTTTGATGCAGTGGATGCTTACCTGCAGGAAGTAAAACCGGATATTGTGTTAGTACAGGGTGACACCACTACGGCCATGTGTGCGGCTACTGCAGCCTTTTACCGAAAAATAAAAGTGGGTCATGTAGAAGCAGGTCTGAGAACTTACAATATGCAGTCACCTTTCCCGGAAGAATTTAACCGTCAGGTGATTTCAAAAATTACTGATTTGCATTTTGCTCCCACAAAACTGGCAGGAGAAAATCTTGCAAAGGAACATGCTGATGCATCAACGGTTTTTGTAACAGGCAATACGGTTATTGATGCCTTACAGTGTACACAGAAGAAAATCAGTGAGGATGCTGCAACATATAAACGGGATTATCCATGGACGGCAAATGGGAAACCGTTTATTCTGATTACTGGGCACAGGCGTGAAAACTTTGGTTCCGGTTTTGAAAACATGTGCCATGCCATTAAAGAACTGTCAGTGAAATACAGCGGTTATAATTTTGTATACCCTGTACATTTAAATCCCAATGTACAGAAGCCCGTACAGGAGATACTGAGCGGGCAGGAGAATATTTATCTTATTCCGCCATTAGATTATATACAGTTTACATCACTGCTTGCCGGTTGTTATTTTGTACTCACTGATTCAGGAGGTGTACAGGAAGAAGCGCCCGGTTTGGGGAAACCTGTACTGGTTATGAGAGATACTACCGAAAGGCAGGAAGCTGTTACAGCCGGTGTTGCGATGCTGGTGGGTACAGACAAAGAAAAAATTATTTTAGAAGCAAGCAGGTTAATTGAAGATAAAGAAGCGTATAAAAAAATGAGTACGGCACAGAATCCTTTTGGGAAGGGTGATTCAGCTGAACAGATTGTTGAACAGGTCATCCGCTATTTTTCCAAAGAATGA
- the hisH gene encoding imidazole glycerol phosphate synthase subunit HisH: MTAIVNYGVGNLTSVLNMFKRIGAEAIITADVEEIKRAERILLPGVGHFDSCMQRFNESGLRAVVEEKAFAEKVPLLGICVGAQMMTRGSEEGIEKGLGWVDADTIRFRLSEHPQLKIPNMGWNELIINRPSPLWNDLPSEARFYFTHSFHFQFDSDEMVTGKAKYGYEYAAAFRKQNIFGTQFHPEKSHKFGMKLLENFSKTER, from the coding sequence ATGACAGCAATCGTAAATTACGGAGTTGGCAATCTTACTTCCGTACTCAATATGTTTAAACGTATTGGTGCAGAAGCCATCATTACAGCCGATGTGGAAGAAATAAAACGGGCAGAGCGGATATTGCTTCCGGGAGTAGGCCATTTTGATTCATGTATGCAGCGATTTAATGAAAGCGGTTTAAGAGCAGTTGTAGAGGAAAAAGCATTCGCAGAAAAAGTTCCCCTGCTTGGTATTTGCGTAGGTGCACAGATGATGACCAGAGGAAGTGAAGAGGGAATTGAAAAAGGGTTGGGATGGGTGGATGCTGATACGATCCGCTTCAGGTTAAGTGAACATCCACAGTTAAAAATCCCCAATATGGGCTGGAATGAACTGATCATCAACAGGCCTTCGCCGTTATGGAATGATTTACCCTCAGAGGCCCGGTTTTATTTTACCCATTCTTTCCATTTTCAATTCGACAGTGATGAAATGGTTACGGGTAAGGCAAAGTACGGTTATGAATATGCTGCAGCTTTCAGAAAGCAAAATATATTCGGTACACAGTTTCATCCTGAAAAAAGTCACAAGTTCGGAATGAAATTGCTGGAAAATTTTTCAAAAACTGAACGATGA
- the hisF gene encoding imidazole glycerol phosphate synthase subunit HisF — translation MSRVRIIPVILLKNGGLYKTVKFRNPNYLGDPINTVKIFNEKEADELAVIDFNASSDGRGIDFKKITEIAGEAFMPMSYGGGISNYTEAKKIFDAGYEKVILNSVLFKNPELIRQIADVYGAQAVVGSMDVKKNLFGKYKVYSHSGTKSTGHDPVEWAKTLEQNGVGEIMINSIERDGTWEGYDEVLVEKIAPAVTVPVIACGGAGSTDDFKKAVNAGASAVAAGSMFVYQKKGMGVLISFPSGIKLVN, via the coding sequence ATGAGCCGGGTAAGAATTATTCCTGTTATTCTTTTAAAAAACGGAGGGCTTTATAAAACGGTAAAGTTCAGAAACCCAAATTACCTGGGCGATCCCATTAATACGGTTAAAATTTTTAATGAAAAGGAAGCCGATGAATTAGCTGTTATAGACTTCAATGCATCTTCTGATGGAAGAGGAATAGACTTCAAAAAAATTACAGAAATAGCAGGAGAAGCCTTTATGCCCATGAGTTACGGAGGAGGTATTTCAAATTATACTGAAGCGAAAAAAATATTTGATGCAGGTTATGAAAAGGTAATTCTCAATTCAGTGCTGTTTAAAAACCCGGAACTTATCAGGCAAATTGCTGATGTGTACGGAGCGCAGGCAGTTGTTGGTTCAATGGATGTAAAGAAAAACCTGTTTGGGAAATACAAAGTGTATTCACATTCAGGAACAAAGAGCACAGGCCATGATCCTGTTGAATGGGCGAAAACACTTGAACAAAACGGTGTGGGTGAAATTATGATCAACTCTATTGAGCGTGACGGTACATGGGAGGGTTATGATGAAGTGCTGGTTGAAAAAATTGCACCTGCAGTAACTGTTCCTGTGATTGCATGTGGTGGTGCAGGAAGCACGGATGATTTTAAAAAAGCAGTCAATGCAGGAGCATCGGCTGTAGCAGCAGGCAGTATGTTTGTATATCAGAAAAAAGGAATGGGTGTGCTGATCAGTTTCCCATCCGGAATTAAATTAGTGAATTAA